One window of Streptomyces sp. SUK 48 genomic DNA carries:
- a CDS encoding SUMF1/EgtB/PvdO family nonheme iron enzyme: MAGVTRWTGREAELLRMAMRKKQKDFADLVGVNPRQVPRWKGRGETIELGLDNQAALDTLLAQAPTDVQQRFAALLTERAAAEHDERAEALLRRDPSTRRHPVDGKVMALVEEGIYLSGPDNRSVWLEPFLIDVYPTTNQDYAKFVVATNHRPPRHWPDGHCPVTLATHPVVWVTWHDAAAYARWAGKSLPTARQWEKAARGRRGRIYPWGNEPTAAKANTSEAGIDATTPVSRYQSGASPFGIFDLCGNVWEWCSTEEEPGKGRYHLKGSAFTSPFERAAPSLQNTAAASMSDNDTGFRCTAPV; this comes from the coding sequence ATGGCGGGGGTGACCAGGTGGACCGGTAGAGAAGCCGAGTTGTTGCGCATGGCGATGCGCAAGAAGCAGAAGGACTTCGCCGATCTGGTCGGTGTGAACCCTCGCCAGGTCCCACGGTGGAAAGGACGCGGGGAGACCATCGAGCTCGGACTCGACAACCAGGCCGCCCTGGACACGCTCCTCGCCCAGGCCCCGACCGACGTCCAGCAGCGATTCGCCGCGCTGCTGACCGAACGAGCCGCTGCCGAGCACGACGAACGAGCCGAGGCGCTGCTGCGCAGGGACCCGAGCACCCGCCGGCACCCGGTCGACGGAAAGGTCATGGCCCTCGTCGAAGAGGGCATCTACCTCTCCGGACCCGACAACCGCTCGGTGTGGCTGGAGCCGTTCCTCATCGACGTCTACCCCACGACCAACCAGGACTATGCGAAGTTCGTGGTGGCCACCAACCACCGGCCGCCTCGGCACTGGCCCGACGGCCATTGCCCTGTCACTTTGGCCACGCACCCGGTGGTCTGGGTCACCTGGCACGACGCAGCCGCGTACGCCCGCTGGGCCGGTAAGTCCCTGCCCACCGCCCGGCAGTGGGAGAAGGCGGCTCGCGGTCGGCGAGGGCGCATCTACCCCTGGGGCAACGAACCGACCGCCGCGAAGGCGAACACGTCCGAGGCCGGCATCGATGCGACGACCCCCGTCTCCCGCTACCAGTCCGGCGCCAGCCCGTTCGGAATCTTCGACCTGTGCGGCAACGTCTGGGAGTGGTGCTCCACCGAGGAAGAGCCCGGCAAAGGTCGTTACCACTTGAAGGGCTCCGCCTTCACGTCCCCGTTCGAACGCGCAGCTCCGTCCCTGCAGAACACGGCTGCCGCGTCGATGTCGGACAACGACACCGGCTTCCGCTGCACTGCTCCCGTGTAG
- a CDS encoding aminotransferase class IV family protein encodes MATLDGKPVSVDDLLPLALTNIGHFTSMRVDTDGSIRGLSLHLERLVRDCEIVWHAALDTDRVRGYVRQALEGQTLPCVVRVSIYDPKVEMGHPADASEPHVLVSVRSAGALPPAPLRAQSLMYERDLPQVKHVGLFGALHARGAAQRASFDDALFVGRDGLVSEGGTWNVAFVDQDGTIVWPDAPVLPGVTMALLQQQAEHRTATVTLDQAKGMAAAFATNTSIGVRPLAAIDDTEFPVDHPVLRQLQEAYLSIPGETL; translated from the coding sequence ATGGCGACTCTTGACGGCAAGCCCGTATCCGTAGACGACCTGCTCCCCCTGGCCCTCACAAACATCGGGCACTTCACGTCCATGCGCGTGGACACCGACGGCAGCATCCGTGGCCTGTCCCTGCACTTGGAACGCCTCGTGCGGGACTGCGAGATCGTGTGGCACGCGGCCCTGGACACCGACCGCGTGCGCGGATACGTCCGCCAGGCCCTGGAGGGACAGACCCTGCCGTGCGTCGTACGCGTCTCCATCTACGACCCCAAGGTCGAGATGGGGCATCCGGCCGACGCCAGCGAGCCCCACGTTCTCGTGTCCGTCCGCAGCGCTGGCGCGCTGCCTCCCGCGCCGCTGCGCGCCCAGAGTCTGATGTACGAGCGCGATCTCCCCCAGGTGAAGCACGTCGGCCTGTTCGGAGCCCTGCACGCCCGAGGCGCGGCTCAGCGCGCGAGTTTCGACGACGCCCTCTTCGTCGGCCGGGACGGCCTTGTCTCCGAGGGCGGAACCTGGAACGTGGCCTTCGTCGACCAGGACGGCACCATCGTCTGGCCGGACGCCCCTGTGCTCCCCGGCGTCACGATGGCCCTGCTCCAGCAGCAGGCCGAACACCGCACCGCCACCGTCACCTTGGACCAGGCGAAGGGCATGGCAGCCGCCTTCGCCACCAACACCTCGATCGGGGTCCGGCCGCTGGCTGCGATCGACGACACCGAGTTCCCCGTGGACCATCCGGTCCTGAGGCAACTCCAGGAGGCGTACCTGTCCATCCCCGGCGAGACCCTGTAA
- a CDS encoding DUF6415 family natural product biosynthesis protein has protein sequence MRLPLLPRRDVGQRLARSRKGGVGAVPGPQRDQAVAAAEMVALVLDKSSPLPEGAGDVKKLARRLRGHISQLGLAVPAGAPVLRNAQQLASEGVPVGYMPSRVHLVKLARATQALVATVRAIDDVSVKRLHRRRWWPPQINALRGAVLAVALACLIVAASVPRT, from the coding sequence ATGCGTCTGCCGCTGCTGCCCCGTCGGGATGTCGGCCAGCGCCTCGCGAGGAGCCGGAAGGGCGGGGTCGGAGCCGTGCCTGGCCCGCAGCGCGATCAGGCGGTCGCCGCAGCGGAGATGGTCGCGCTCGTGCTGGATAAGTCGTCGCCGCTGCCGGAGGGCGCCGGCGACGTGAAAAAACTCGCGCGGCGTCTTCGCGGCCACATCAGCCAACTCGGGCTTGCCGTACCGGCCGGAGCGCCTGTGCTCCGCAACGCGCAGCAACTCGCCTCGGAAGGTGTTCCCGTCGGATACATGCCCAGCCGGGTCCATCTCGTCAAGCTGGCTAGGGCAACCCAGGCGCTTGTCGCGACCGTACGGGCTATCGATGACGTGTCGGTGAAGCGGTTGCACCGACGGCGTTGGTGGCCGCCGCAGATCAACGCCCTGCGCGGGGCGGTCCTCGCCGTCGCCCTGGCCTGTCTGATCGTCGCCGCTTCGGTGCCGCGGACATGA
- a CDS encoding glycoside hydrolase family 15 protein: MKHTPRIEQYGLIGDMQTSAHVCDDGSIDWLCLPRFDSEAVFAALVGEREHGSWRLAPAAAFEGGQATAARHYVGDSAILRSTWTTPTGTARVTDFMPPRDGAPRVIRILEGVSGEVPMRSLWRPRMGYGRISPWIHTVDGRIAAEAGSDALWLDTTVEQEVEDGTVMSTFMVAAGQSLAFVLSWAPSHGAPPRIPSPEAALAATYSFWEGWADQCAYAGPYREAVVRSLVTLKAMIYEPSGGIVAAPTTSLPEEIGGARNWDYRATWLRDAATTLAALLGAGYREEAVAWRRWLLRAVAGDPENLQILYGIGGQRDLPERVLGWLPGYEGSAPVRVGNGAATQLQLDVFGEVIETMYLAHQAGVAQCADTAVLHQRLVRQLAACWQEPDEGIWEVRGPRRHFVHSKVMAWVAVDRTIRLAEEGVLDVDLFELMELREAIHREVCEKGFDPVRGTFTQSYGSTELDAALLLIPRVGFLPPDDPRVTGTIDAIQRELTSPDGLVWRYATAGDRAGVDGLVGDEGAFVLCTFWMVDALALAGRLEEAQELFEHVLSLRSDLGLLAEEYHPKSGRQLGNYPQAFSHMGLVESALLLDQLLAERGSEACALPPDAVPVQQRPAALALSSRI; the protein is encoded by the coding sequence ATGAAGCACACACCCCGCATCGAGCAGTACGGCCTGATCGGCGACATGCAGACCAGCGCGCACGTCTGCGACGACGGCTCGATCGACTGGCTGTGCCTGCCCCGCTTCGACTCCGAGGCCGTCTTCGCGGCCCTGGTCGGCGAGCGTGAGCACGGCAGCTGGCGCCTGGCGCCCGCCGCCGCGTTCGAAGGCGGACAGGCAACCGCCGCCCGGCACTACGTCGGGGACTCCGCAATCCTGAGGTCGACGTGGACCACACCGACCGGCACCGCCCGGGTCACGGACTTCATGCCGCCGCGGGACGGAGCACCGCGGGTGATCCGGATCCTCGAGGGTGTGTCCGGCGAGGTGCCGATGCGCTCGCTCTGGCGGCCGCGCATGGGCTACGGCCGCATCAGCCCCTGGATCCATACGGTGGACGGGCGGATCGCCGCCGAAGCAGGGTCCGACGCGCTCTGGCTCGACACCACGGTCGAGCAGGAGGTGGAGGACGGCACGGTCATGAGCACCTTCATGGTCGCGGCCGGGCAGAGCCTGGCCTTCGTGCTCAGCTGGGCGCCGTCCCACGGTGCGCCGCCCCGGATCCCCAGCCCCGAGGCCGCGCTCGCGGCGACGTACTCGTTCTGGGAGGGCTGGGCCGACCAGTGCGCCTACGCCGGGCCCTACCGCGAAGCGGTCGTACGGTCGCTCGTCACGCTCAAGGCGATGATCTACGAGCCGAGCGGCGGGATCGTCGCGGCGCCGACGACGTCGCTGCCCGAGGAGATCGGGGGCGCCCGCAACTGGGACTACCGCGCGACGTGGCTGCGCGACGCGGCCACCACCCTGGCCGCGCTGCTGGGCGCCGGATACCGGGAGGAGGCCGTTGCGTGGCGGCGCTGGCTGCTGCGCGCGGTGGCCGGCGATCCGGAGAACCTCCAGATCCTGTACGGCATCGGCGGGCAGCGCGATCTGCCGGAGCGGGTGCTCGGGTGGCTGCCGGGGTATGAGGGATCGGCGCCGGTCCGTGTCGGCAACGGCGCCGCGACCCAGCTGCAGCTCGACGTGTTCGGCGAGGTCATCGAGACGATGTACCTCGCGCATCAGGCCGGTGTGGCTCAATGCGCCGACACCGCGGTCCTGCACCAGCGGCTCGTGCGCCAGCTGGCCGCATGCTGGCAGGAGCCGGACGAGGGGATCTGGGAGGTCCGCGGGCCGCGCCGGCACTTCGTGCACTCCAAGGTGATGGCGTGGGTCGCGGTCGACCGCACGATCCGCCTGGCCGAGGAAGGCGTCCTCGACGTCGACCTGTTCGAGCTGATGGAGCTGCGCGAGGCGATCCACCGCGAGGTATGCGAGAAGGGCTTCGACCCGGTCCGTGGCACCTTCACCCAGTCCTACGGCTCCACCGAGCTCGACGCGGCCCTGCTGCTGATCCCCCGGGTCGGGTTCCTGCCGCCCGACGATCCACGCGTCACCGGCACCATCGACGCGATCCAGCGCGAACTGACCTCGCCGGACGGGCTGGTCTGGCGCTACGCGACCGCCGGCGACCGCGCGGGGGTGGACGGACTCGTCGGCGACGAGGGCGCGTTCGTGCTCTGCACCTTCTGGATGGTCGACGCGCTGGCCCTGGCCGGGCGGCTGGAGGAGGCCCAAGAGCTGTTCGAGCACGTCCTGTCCCTGCGCAGCGACCTCGGGCTCCTGGCCGAGGAGTACCACCCCAAGTCCGGACGGCAGCTCGGCAACTACCCCCAGGCGTTCAGTCACATGGGGCTCGTCGAAAGTGCCCTCCTCCTCGACCAGCTCCTGGCGGAGCGTGGATCCGAAGCCTGTGCCCTGCCGCCCGACGCGGTGCCGGTCCAGCAGCGCCCAGCGGCGCTGGCCTTGTCGTCGCGTATCTGA